The following are encoded in a window of Flavobacterium cupriresistens genomic DNA:
- a CDS encoding PhzF family phenazine biosynthesis protein, translating into MKVFIIDAFTDQAFKGNPAGVCLVEKEISTATMQAIASELNLSETAFLRRSETSDTDYSIQYFTPTVAIDFCGHATLAAAKLVLHHLNKPFVNFTTFHNLKVHAGSEGENIKMKFPLYDAIDYTPNKELYEAFGIDNPIATKFAKELDMLIIEVSDKTTLENITPDFAKAIQSSDVIKEVVVTAKSEDAYYDFYSRCFCPWIGINEDPVTGASHSVLAKYWSQVLGKTEMRAYQTSKRGGFMQLKISSNTELEVISNAKIIVEGKINID; encoded by the coding sequence ATGAAAGTATTTATAATTGACGCCTTCACAGACCAAGCGTTTAAAGGCAATCCTGCAGGAGTTTGTCTGGTAGAAAAGGAAATCAGTACCGCAACAATGCAAGCTATTGCCAGCGAACTCAATTTATCGGAAACCGCATTTCTGAGAAGATCCGAAACTAGCGATACAGACTATTCGATACAATATTTTACCCCAACCGTTGCGATCGATTTTTGCGGACACGCTACACTGGCAGCTGCAAAATTGGTCCTACACCATTTAAACAAACCCTTTGTAAATTTCACCACATTTCACAATCTAAAAGTACATGCCGGTAGCGAAGGTGAAAATATAAAAATGAAATTTCCCTTGTACGATGCCATCGACTATACTCCAAATAAAGAACTATATGAGGCGTTTGGTATTGACAATCCTATTGCAACAAAGTTTGCAAAAGAGTTAGATATGTTAATTATTGAAGTTTCAGACAAAACAACCTTAGAGAACATTACTCCCGATTTTGCAAAGGCAATCCAATCTTCAGATGTTATAAAAGAAGTTGTGGTAACGGCAAAATCAGAAGATGCGTACTATGACTTCTATTCCAGATGTTTTTGTCCCTGGATCGGAATCAACGAAGATCCGGTTACGGGTGCTTCTCATTCTGTTTTGGCTAAATATTGGAGTCAAGTTTTAGGAAAAACAGAAATGCGAGCCTATCAGACTTCAAAAAGAGGAGGCTTTATGCAACTAAAAATTAGTAGCAACACTGAACTTGAAGTAATCAGCAATGCCAAAATAATAGTCGAAGGAAAGATAAATATAGACTAG